From a single Cyprinus carpio isolate SPL01 chromosome A3, ASM1834038v1, whole genome shotgun sequence genomic region:
- the LOC109057067 gene encoding probable phosphatase phospho1, with protein sequence MMRDSVFNCCVSPPHPPRGVEEHHQQHSSRAQAPPPNDRRFLIFFDFDETLVDECSDDSMVTVAPGGVLPGWLKDTYRSGRYNEYMQCVLAYLSEQGITPAAIRGTVEKLPPCPGIPTLMHFLLSQPSRDFEVVCVSDANTVFIETWLKHLGFLPLFLRIFTNPAHFDDNGQLQLRPFHSHECLRCPANMCKAVVVRQYVAQRVRERSGRPYQKVLYVGDGANDFCPSLTLSPGDIAFPRRDFPMHKLIQEMEEAKPGEFKASVVPWNSGEDVINTLRKILERP encoded by the coding sequence ATGATGCGGGATTCTGTCTTCAACTGCTGCGTTTCCCCACCCCATCCTCCTAGAGGAGTGGAGGAGCACCACCAACAACACAGTAGCAGAGCTCAGGCTCCACCCCCTAACGACAGGCGTTTCCTTATATTCTTTGACTTTGATGAGACCCTGGTGGACGAGTGCAGCGATGACTCTATGGTAACTGTGGCGCCTGGTGGAGTCCTGCCCGGCTGGTTGAAGGACACCTACCGTTCCGGCCGCTACAATGAATACATGCAATGTGTGCTGGCCTACCTCTCCGAACAGGGCATCACACCGGCGGCTATTCGAGGCACAGTGGAGAAACTCCCTCCCTGCCCAGGCATCCCCACTTTGATGCATTTCCTGCTCTCCCAGCCATCAAGGGACTTTGAAGTCGTTTGCGTGTCAGACGCTAATACTGTCTTCATTGAGACGTGGCTGAAGCACCTGGGCTTCCTCCCGCTTTTTCTGCGTATTTTCACCAACCCAGCTCACTTTGATGATAATGGGCAGCTGCAGCTTCGCCCCTTCCACTCCCATGAGTGCCTGCGATGCCCGGCGAACATGTGCAAAGCAGTGGTGGTGAGGCAGTACGTGGCCCAGCGCGTGCGAGAGAGGAGCGGACGCCCGTACCAGAAGGTTTTGTATGTGGGTGATGGGGCCAATGACTTTTGCCCGTCACTCACACTGTCACCGGGTGATATAGCATTCCCACGCCGGGACTTTCCAATGCACAAACTGATCCAAGAGATGGAGGAAGCCAAACCTGGGGAGTTCAAGGCCAGTGTGGTGCCCTGGAACAGTGGAGAGGATGTCATCAACACCCTGAGGAAGATATTAGAGAGGccctaa